In Candidatus Dependentiae bacterium, one DNA window encodes the following:
- a CDS encoding ABC transporter permease, producing MIADFVNMVGEKTIKVCNSFGLYGEFVGKTALVMCTKRIKLEKLFVQMSSIGVDSFLISVLTGAFAGMVMTLQTYSAFTKFGSENMIGPVVALSLTRELGPVLTGLMVAGRCGSGIAAEIGTMRITEQIDALETLCINVFQYLMVPRVLAGIIILPFVTVFSMFFGILGGYIVAVYYYHLNPIDFIDGVKKFLELSDIRGGLIKSSVFGFILTSVGSYFGYYTYGGAKGVGISTTQCVVVSSILILISNYFLAMMIFETN from the coding sequence ATGATAGCAGATTTTGTAAATATGGTTGGAGAAAAAACCATTAAAGTTTGTAACAGCTTTGGCTTGTACGGTGAGTTTGTGGGGAAAACTGCACTTGTTATGTGCACAAAGCGAATTAAGCTTGAAAAACTTTTCGTTCAAATGTCTAGCATTGGCGTAGACTCTTTTTTAATTAGCGTTCTTACTGGTGCCTTTGCTGGTATGGTTATGACCCTTCAAACATATTCTGCTTTTACAAAATTTGGCTCAGAAAATATGATAGGGCCTGTGGTTGCGCTATCATTAACTCGTGAGCTTGGGCCTGTTCTTACAGGCTTAATGGTTGCGGGTCGTTGTGGGTCTGGAATTGCAGCAGAAATTGGCACCATGCGAATTACCGAGCAAATTGATGCTCTCGAAACTCTATGTATTAATGTTTTTCAGTATCTTATGGTCCCGCGTGTATTGGCGGGAATTATTATTTTGCCGTTTGTAACCGTGTTTTCTATGTTTTTTGGTATTTTAGGTGGCTACATAGTTGCCGTTTATTATTATCATTTAAATCCAATTGATTTTATCGATGGTGTTAAAAAGTTTCTTGAACTTTCAGACATCAGGGGTGGGCTTATTAAATCAAGCGTCTTTGGATTTATTTTGACTTCAGTAGGTTCCTATTTTGGGTATTATACTTATGGTGGCGCAAAAGGTGTTGGGATTTCAACTACTCAATGTGTGGTTGTATCATCGATCTTGATATTGATATC
- the secG gene encoding preprotein translocase subunit SecG, giving the protein MFLLSLLTVLYGVLCFLVIITVLYQRGKGNMGLGNAGGGNQALFGSSGGQDTFQKVTWVFCLLLLSGSFALSMITAKKSSSSYSSYSRSKPQQSLPENQAPFTDDSI; this is encoded by the coding sequence ATGTTTCTTTTATCGCTTTTGACAGTTTTATATGGTGTTTTGTGTTTCTTGGTTATTATCACAGTTCTTTATCAGCGCGGAAAAGGTAACATGGGTCTTGGAAACGCTGGTGGCGGAAACCAAGCATTGTTTGGTAGCTCAGGCGGACAAGATACATTTCAAAAAGTAACTTGGGTTTTTTGCCTTCTTTTGCTTAGTGGTTCATTTGCATTGTCTATGATCACAGCAAAAAAAAGCTCTTCAAGCTATAGCTCGTATAGCAGATCAAAACCGCAACAATCTTTGCCAGAAAATCAAGCTCCGTTCACAGACGACAGCATTTAA